Proteins found in one Nitrososphaera sp. genomic segment:
- a CDS encoding bifunctional nuclease domain-containing protein, whose protein sequence is MSSSIQGEEYVDAKISKVGYGDNLGLQGVVVLTSFDGKEFTMSAFSGEVARHISRFQEGDKNSIPTIYNLVEEIAVSQNMLLEEVHIYQSGTDSEGHVIRANLYFRNRGNTVVLRNYRASDAIALAAYYDAPIKVRSGLFKEAIER, encoded by the coding sequence GTGTCAAGCTCCATTCAGGGCGAAGAGTATGTCGATGCAAAGATAAGCAAGGTAGGCTATGGGGACAATCTCGGATTGCAGGGAGTTGTCGTCCTGACCTCGTTTGACGGAAAGGAGTTTACCATGAGCGCATTTTCCGGGGAGGTTGCCCGGCACATTTCACGATTCCAGGAGGGCGACAAGAACAGCATTCCAACGATTTACAACCTCGTAGAGGAAATTGCAGTATCTCAAAACATGCTGCTAGAAGAGGTTCACATCTACCAGAGCGGAACTGACAGCGAGGGGCACGTAATCAGGGCGAATCTGTATTTCAGAAACAGAGGGAATACAGTTGTGCTCCGGAATTACAGGGCATCTGACGCCATCGCGCTGGCGGCCTATTACGACGCGCCTATCAAGGTGCGAAGCGGCCTTTTCAAGGAAGCAATAGAGCGTTAG
- a CDS encoding asparagine synthetase B, with translation MCGIAGVISKNGEDSVAKVRVMLGCMVHRGPDGAGIVADGRIVKSDSIKSLDMERLSGRSAIGHTRLAIVGGTCGAQPFRSCDGRFTLEHNGEIYNYKDLRAGIEQTKAPDGTPRHILHTQTDSELIVHILEDNFNRINTPNAKSSDVLISAIRMTVAVLDGVYAIVVRDEVTGDTVLVRDRLGVRQLYYAQDSSLVAFASERKALWKIGISEPTQRVMPCEAVLISEDGAIERYEVSQPVPPVGKLRYKTMSGAVSAYKQAFMNSMKKRTQDFDSIGIIFSGGIDSVMVAHAAKQLVPSVVCYTCGIRGSHDTTFARQIAKQLDLDLRVCELDQIQVENLVPEVLNVIEDSNSGQVEVALPVYGAVKLASVDGVRVMLTGQGADELFGGYSWYSRVAEKEGYRKLRSHMMQDLLLLYKETLEREDKITMANSIELREPFLDPEVIRVAMECSLRLNIRDGRDMYGKRVHRNLARALGIPKEIAYRVKEAAQHGSGMHGMLDAIARKNGFDEHAVTKVYLEALRHREKIGSSQRYGYLFGEKKIWDVEPHVQMYLDSIAQKVTPFLAPVNVPHPSAVMPARAPSARSVTRDKL, from the coding sequence ATGTGTGGAATTGCAGGAGTAATATCAAAAAACGGCGAGGATTCAGTGGCCAAGGTACGTGTAATGCTAGGCTGCATGGTTCACAGGGGACCGGATGGCGCGGGCATCGTTGCGGATGGCAGAATCGTCAAGTCAGACTCTATCAAAAGCCTTGACATGGAAAGGCTAAGCGGCAGGAGTGCCATCGGACACACACGCCTTGCCATAGTCGGCGGGACATGCGGCGCCCAACCATTTCGGAGTTGCGACGGGCGGTTTACTTTAGAGCATAACGGCGAAATTTACAACTACAAAGACCTGCGCGCAGGCATTGAGCAAACGAAAGCCCCTGATGGCACCCCGCGTCATATTTTGCATACGCAGACAGACAGTGAGTTGATTGTCCACATTCTTGAAGACAACTTTAACCGCATCAATACGCCTAATGCTAAAAGCTCGGACGTGCTCATTAGCGCCATCAGAATGACAGTCGCTGTACTTGACGGTGTCTATGCGATCGTAGTTCGAGACGAAGTAACCGGAGATACCGTGCTGGTCCGTGACAGGCTCGGTGTAAGGCAGTTGTACTACGCGCAGGACAGCAGCCTGGTTGCATTTGCATCAGAGAGAAAGGCTCTTTGGAAGATTGGCATTTCCGAACCGACGCAGCGAGTCATGCCTTGCGAGGCAGTCCTCATAAGTGAAGACGGAGCGATTGAGCGATACGAGGTCTCGCAGCCTGTTCCGCCGGTTGGCAAGCTTCGGTACAAGACAATGTCCGGCGCCGTAAGCGCGTACAAGCAGGCATTTATGAATTCCATGAAAAAGAGGACGCAGGACTTTGATAGTATAGGCATAATTTTTTCCGGCGGCATCGACAGCGTAATGGTAGCGCACGCCGCAAAACAATTGGTCCCAAGCGTGGTTTGCTACACGTGTGGGATTAGAGGGTCACACGATACTACCTTTGCAAGACAGATTGCGAAACAACTGGACCTTGACCTTCGAGTATGCGAGCTTGACCAAATCCAGGTCGAGAACCTAGTCCCCGAGGTACTCAATGTCATCGAGGACAGCAATTCCGGTCAGGTTGAAGTTGCTCTGCCGGTTTATGGCGCAGTAAAGCTTGCCAGCGTTGACGGTGTGAGAGTCATGCTAACCGGGCAGGGCGCTGATGAGTTATTTGGCGGCTATTCATGGTATTCCAGAGTTGCGGAAAAGGAAGGTTATCGCAAGCTTCGGTCCCACATGATGCAAGATCTGCTTCTCCTGTACAAAGAGACCCTGGAGCGTGAAGACAAGATAACCATGGCCAACAGCATCGAGCTCCGTGAACCATTTTTGGATCCAGAAGTCATACGTGTGGCCATGGAATGCAGCCTGCGGTTAAACATCAGGGATGGTAGGGACATGTACGGCAAGAGAGTGCATCGCAATCTTGCCAGAGCTCTTGGCATACCAAAGGAGATTGCATACAGGGTCAAGGAGGCGGCGCAGCACGGCTCCGGGATGCATGGGATGCTCGACGCGATAGCCAGAAAGAACGGATTCGACGAACACGCCGTTACCAAAGTATATCTTGAAGCTCTCCGGCATCGAGAAAAAATTGGCAGCTCACAGCGCTACGGATACCTCTTTGGGGAAAAGAAGATCTGGGACGTGGAGCCCCACGTGCAGATGTATTTGGACAGCATTGCGCAAAAGGTCACTCCCTTTCTGGCACCGGTCAACGTTCCGCATCCTTCAGCAGTAATGCCTGCACGCGCGCCTTCCGCTCGCAGCGTCACGCGAGACAAGCTTTAA
- a CDS encoding HAD-IB family phosphatase: protein MGDAKTQKDSGGLYRGLAAFDMDGTLLDGRLVLSLARQLGVEEKVRERMRAFGGKPGFEQTTAIASLFAGATTKDIENAVESIPLARNCEKTISALREMSYVVGIISDSYTIVAGYVASRLGIDFVAANILEIKQGRATGRVEMPLGWERIGCFCNISVCKRFHLEKFADQTRVGIDKTIAIGDTKSDICMIERAGVGIAFMPKDPEIAKATENIISDGDLYKVLSFLP from the coding sequence TTGGGAGACGCCAAGACGCAAAAAGACTCTGGAGGTCTATATCGCGGCCTTGCAGCATTTGACATGGACGGGACTCTTCTCGATGGCAGGCTCGTCCTTTCTCTTGCCCGGCAGTTAGGCGTCGAGGAAAAGGTAAGAGAAAGGATGCGTGCATTCGGCGGGAAGCCCGGATTCGAGCAGACAACCGCGATTGCATCGCTGTTTGCCGGCGCGACAACCAAGGATATCGAAAATGCGGTGGAGTCAATCCCGCTTGCGCGTAACTGTGAAAAGACGATTTCCGCGCTGCGAGAAATGAGCTATGTCGTGGGAATTATCAGCGACAGCTACACCATAGTGGCGGGCTACGTGGCCAGCAGGCTAGGGATTGACTTTGTCGCCGCCAATATTCTTGAAATCAAGCAAGGCAGGGCGACGGGCAGGGTCGAAATGCCTCTTGGATGGGAAAGGATAGGCTGCTTTTGCAACATATCCGTATGCAAGCGATTTCACCTTGAAAAATTTGCCGATCAGACGCGGGTTGGAATCGACAAAACCATTGCCATAGGCGACACCAAGTCGGACATCTGCATGATAGAGCGCGCGGGAGTCGGCATTGCGTTCATGCCCAAGGACCCAGAGATAGCAAAAGCAACTGAGAACATAATCAGTGATGGCGACCTGTACAAAGTTCTGTCTTTCCTTCCTTAA
- the mpgS gene encoding mannosyl-3-phosphoglycerate synthase, with protein MKLDLPRYTERFGAVSLHGVQRVYEIDSGFDDGSRSPNEWVQKVSNDQIAEIERKMAIVIPIKGERLKLLEGVLSGIPHDCLTIIVSNSPRQPVDRYKLEKDALEQFNRFVGRDSLIIHQKDPGLAAALTQAGYSALIGPDGAVRSGKAEGMVVGMMLAKMAGKEYVGFIDSDNYVPGAVNEYVKIFASGIAMSKTPYVMVRVSWIYKPKISEGGLYFSKWGRVSEITNQYLNSLMSYYTGFETEVMRTGNSGEHCMSIKLAELLTYSSGFSIESFEIVNALEEFGGIVPTAYQDVMDKGLEIMQVETRNPHFHEDKGDEHLKEMIVASLGSIYHSRICPPKLREKILEHLRSKSMLEATEEPPPLQKIEPIRDVDVRQFAKALSKASISAQ; from the coding sequence ATGAAGCTGGATCTTCCAAGATATACGGAGCGCTTTGGGGCGGTAAGCCTTCACGGGGTCCAGCGCGTATACGAAATTGACTCAGGGTTTGACGACGGCAGCAGGTCTCCGAACGAATGGGTTCAAAAGGTTTCAAACGACCAGATAGCTGAAATCGAACGCAAGATGGCAATTGTTATTCCCATAAAGGGCGAGCGGTTGAAGTTGCTTGAAGGCGTCCTGAGCGGCATTCCCCACGATTGCCTCACGATAATTGTGTCAAACAGCCCAAGGCAGCCTGTGGACCGTTACAAACTTGAAAAAGATGCGCTTGAGCAATTCAACCGGTTCGTTGGCCGGGACTCTTTGATAATTCACCAGAAAGATCCGGGTCTTGCGGCCGCACTGACGCAGGCGGGCTACAGCGCCCTGATAGGCCCTGATGGTGCAGTGAGAAGCGGCAAGGCGGAGGGAATGGTGGTCGGCATGATGCTCGCGAAAATGGCTGGCAAGGAATACGTCGGGTTTATTGACTCTGATAACTATGTCCCCGGAGCAGTGAACGAGTACGTCAAGATTTTTGCATCCGGCATAGCCATGTCAAAGACGCCCTACGTTATGGTGCGCGTCTCTTGGATCTACAAGCCCAAGATCTCCGAAGGGGGCCTTTACTTTTCAAAGTGGGGGCGCGTCTCTGAAATTACCAACCAGTACCTGAATTCGTTGATGTCGTACTATACGGGGTTTGAAACGGAGGTAATGAGAACGGGAAATTCCGGAGAGCACTGCATGTCCATCAAGCTCGCGGAGCTACTCACCTATTCGTCAGGATTTTCAATCGAATCTTTTGAGATTGTCAATGCGCTCGAAGAGTTTGGCGGCATCGTGCCTACCGCTTACCAAGATGTGATGGACAAGGGCCTGGAGATAATGCAGGTCGAGACGCGCAACCCCCACTTTCATGAGGACAAGGGAGACGAGCACCTGAAGGAAATGATAGTTGCATCGCTCGGCTCCATTTATCATAGCAGGATATGCCCGCCGAAACTGCGGGAAAAGATACTTGAACATCTGAGGAGCAAATCTATGCTTGAGGCCACCGAGGAGCCGCCGCCATTGCAAAAAATAGAGCCCATCAGGGACGTTGACGTCAGGCAGTTTGCAAAGGCGCTTTCAAAGGCAAGCATATCGGCCCAATAG